Proteins encoded by one window of Nasonia vitripennis strain AsymCx chromosome 5, Nvit_psr_1.1, whole genome shotgun sequence:
- the LOC100119602 gene encoding IQ motif and SEC7 domain-containing protein 1 isoform X6, with translation MDRLGPSKGVGGGGSLYTSSSSSQAQPALSSSYMTGQYMYSQNYAHAPYPGAGIQQYPQQYSQPQSYGPVVQGYGGQSAQSAYQQTCHKKPSVRNGDVMKRCRLQAAYELSQDLLDKQIEMLERKYGGVKARNAALTIQRAFRRYTLLKKFAAITAMAKAEKRLSRKLQEQEQQEQRLAYHSQVYVQQQPQQHHHHNHVQSHLQQQHSPVNRPTPIRSMSLRERRHGGVVHVDGSAHGCSSPMPRSHSGRCEIQITSHQNQVTNHAAHQLVNHSVHSGGRHTPSLTPSPCGRQQQQQQQQHQPPPSPCWESSSQESGSSIHYYNPQETLCGLRQDTPPRDVHRMTPCTSPSTPLNLQSQMQQQQNWSSSTSQLSTSSGRSAGGRGSTGSCGKKVPPEVPKRTSSISNRSMEQRHNGLSKSVENGSLSSVQSSGSDSTNCESSEGDAQRASPVWKHKGISSSPEHQEMVHANESGSLMNNVKDLSHSHAASYQLPMMDHAETMSQTSYKVSETVRKRQYRVGLNLFNKKPERGINYLIRRGFLENSPQGVARFLISRKGLSKQMIGEYLGNLQSSFNMAVLECFSHELDLAGMQVDVALRKFQAYFRMPGEAQKIERLMEVFSQRYCQCNPDVVSRLRSPDTVFVLAFAIIMLNTDLHTPNLKPERRMRLEDFVKNLRGIDDCGDIDKDILVGIYERVKANEFKPGSDHVTQVMKVQATIVGKKPNMALPHRRLVCYCRLYEIPDIHKKERPGVHQREVFLFNDLLVVTKILSKKKSSVTYTFRQSFPLCGMVVTLFEVSHYPYGIRLSQRVDNKVLVTFNARNEHDRCKFVEDLRESISEMDEMETLRIETELERQKSSRGARGSAENRDSGVADVEVCPCPGPCSERSEVVDMDSQLKRSALSNSLLDIHEQFAGEKPQRRGSVGSLDSGMSISFQSTSASSMSQGAKAMPTGPQALGHAVHPGATIPGGAAKGTAMAQQPSFLGSLFNKRERKLSHTEEPSAVMSSATSTAAAVAAAAATAAGQTVPYGRTTEV, from the exons ATGGACAGGCTGGGTCCATCGAAGGGCGTAGGCGGGGGCGGCAGCCTGTAcacctcgtcgtcgtcgagtcAGGCTCAGCCGGCGCTGTCCTCGTCGTACATGACCGGCCAGTACATGTACAGTCAGAATTACGCGCACGCGCCTTATCCCGGCGCGGGAATCCAGCAGTATCCCCAGCAGTACTCCCAGCCACAGAGTTACGGCCCGGTCGTCCAGGGCTACGGCGGACAGTCGGCCCAGTCGGCCTACCAGCAGACCTGCCACAAGAAGCCCTCGGTGCGCAATGGTGACGTCATGAAGAGGTGTCGGCTGCAGGCTGC CTACGAGTTGTCGCAAGACCTGCTGGACAAGCAGATCGAGATGCTGGAGCGCAAGTACGGCGGCGTTAAGGCGCGCAACGCCGCGCTAACGATTCAACGGGCCTTTCGTCGCTACACCCTGCTGAAGAAGTTCGCCGCGATCACGGCCATGGCCAAGGCCGAGAAACGGCTCAGCCGCAAGCTCCAGGAGCAGGAGCAACAGGAGCAGCGACTGGCCTACCACAGCCAGGTCTACGTGCAGCAACAGCCCCAGCAACACCACCATCACAATCACGTGCAGTCGCACCTGCAGCAGCAACACTCGCCGGTCAACCGGCCGACGCCCATTCGGAGTATGTCCCTACGAGAGAGGAGACACGGGGGTGTCGTTCACGTCGACGGTTCCGCGCACGGCTGCAGCTCCCCCATGCCCAGGAGCCACAGTGGTCGCTGCGAGATTCAGATCACTTCGCATCAG AACCAGGTCACGAATCACGCGGCTCACCAGCTGGTGAATCACAGCGTCCATTCCGGTGGCAGACACACACCGTCGTTGACACCGAGTCCTTGCGGTagacaacaacagcagcaacagcagcaacatcaGCCACCGCCTAGTCCCTGCTGGGAGTCGAGCTCGCAAGAGAGCGGCTCCAGTATTCACTACTACAATCCTCAG GAAACGCTGTGCGGACTGCGACAGGACACGCCGCCGCGCGACGTGCACCGAATGACGCCGTGCACGTCGCCCTCGACGCCGTTGAATCTCCAGTCgcagatgcagcagcagcagaactgGTCGAGCAGCACATCGCAGCTGAGCACGTCGAGCGGTAGGTCAGCGGGCGGACGAGGCTCGACCGGCTCCTGCGGCAAGAAGGTGCCGCCCGAGGTGCCCAAGCGCACCTCTTCCATCAGCAACCGATCTATGGAGCAGAGGCACAACGGACTCAGCAAGAGCGTAGAGAACGGCAGCCTCAGCTCGGTCCAGAGCTCCGGTAGCGACTCCACCAACTGCGAGAGCTCCGAGGGTGACGCTCAGAGAGCATCGCCCGTCTGGAAGCACAAGGGAATC TCGAGCTCTCCGGAACACCAAGAGATGGTTcacgcgaacgagagcggcAGCCTGATGAACAACGTCAAGGACCTGAGCCACTCGCACGCCGCAAGCTACCAACTGCCTATGATGGATCACGCCGAGACGATGTCGCAGACGAGCTACAAGGTCTCGGAGACGGTTCGCAAGCGCCAGTACCGCGTTGGTCTGAATCTGTTCAACAAGAAGCCCGAGCGTGGCATCAACTACCTCATTCGTCGGGGCTTCCTCGAAAACTCGCCCCAGGGCGTCGCGCGCTTCCTCATCAGCAGAAAGGGACTCTCCAAGCAGATGATCGGCGAGTACCTCGGTAATCTTCAGAGCTCCTTCAACATGGCTGTGCTCGAGTGCTTCTCACACGAACTCGATCTCGCTGGGATGCAG GTGGACGTCGCGCTGAGAAAGTTCCAGGCGTACTTCCGTATGCCCGGCGAGGCGCAGAAAATCGAGCGTCTTATGGAGGTGTTTAGCCAGCGCTACTGCCAGTGCAACCCCGATGTCGTTTCGAGGCTGCGCTCGCCAGACACGGTCTTCGTTCTGGCCTTCGCCATTATCATGCTCAACACAGACCTGCACACGCCCAATCTCAAACCCGAAAGGCGGATGCGCCTCGAGGACTTCGTGAAGAACCTGCGAGGTATCGACGACTGCGGCGATATTGACAAAGACATACTCGTCGGTATCTACGAGCGGGTCAAGGCCAACGAGTTCAAGCCTGGCTCCGACCACGTGACGCAGGTGATGAAGGTCCAAGCGACGATCGTCGGCAAGAAACCCAACATGGCCCTGCCCCACCGCAGACTCGTCTGCTACTGCAGACTCTACGAAATTCCAGACATACACAAGAAGGAGAGGCCCGGAGTGCACCAGCGCGAGGTCTTCCTTTTCAACGACCTGCTCGTCGTCACCAAGATTCTGAGCAAGAAGAAGAGCAGCGTTACCTACACGTTTAGACAGAGCTTCCCTCTGTGCGGCATGGTCGTCACGTTGTTCGAAGTTTCTC ACTACCCATACGGTATAAGGCTGTCGCAGCGCGTCGACAACAAGGTACTAGTCACATTCAACGCTCGCAACGAGCACGACCGTTGCAAGTTCGTGGAGGATCTGAGGGAGTCGATCAGTGAGATGGACGAGATGGAAACGCTGAGAATAGAGACCGAGCTGGAAAGGCAAAAGAGCAGCAGAGGGGCACGTGGCAGCGCCGAGAACCGCGACTCCGGTGTCGCGGACGTCGAGGTCTGCCCGTGTCCGGGACCATGCTCCGAGAGGTCCGAGGTCGTCGACATGGATTCGCAGCTCAAGCGATCTGCGCTAAGCAACTCGCTACTCGACATACACGAGCAAT TCGCTGGCGAGAAACCGCAGCGTCGCGGCAGCGTCGGCTCCCTGGATAGCGGTATGTCAATTTCATTTCAATCGACTTCCGCCAGCTCGATGAGCCAAGGCGCGAAGGCGATGCCGACCGGGCCCCAAGCGCTCGGGCACGCGGTCCACCCAGGGGCTACAATCCCTGGGGGCGCAGCCAAGGGAACAGCCATGGCTCAGCAGCCCTCTTTTTTAGGGAGCCTCTTCAATAAGCGCGAGCGCAAGCTGTCCCATACCGAGGAGCCGAGCGCGGTGATGAGCTCGGCCACGTCGACAGCCGCGGCCGTggccgcagcggcggcgactgCAGCCGGACAGACTGTGCCCTACGGCCGCACCACCGAGGTCTAG
- the LOC100119602 gene encoding IQ motif and SEC7 domain-containing protein 1 isoform X4, whose translation MSAVLQQQQVNVVGEEETTGHEDVDTMIEEKNQLISRQYAEIERLQRELAEVIGERDALLCEVSKFKFELEMADLKRLQDDSFPQKMDRLGPSKGVGGGGSLYTSSSSSQAQPALSSSYMTGQYMYSQNYAHAPYPGAGIQQYPQQYSQPQSYGPVVQGYGGQSAQSAYQQTCHKKPSVRNGDVMKRCRLQAAYELSQDLLDKQIEMLERKYGGVKARNAALTIQRAFRRYTLLKKFAAITAMAKAEKRLSRKLQEQEQQEQRLAYHSQVYVQQQPQQHHHHNHVQSHLQQQHSPVNRPTPIRSMSLRERRHGGVVHVDGSAHGCSSPMPRSHSGRCEIQITSHQNQVTNHAAHQLVNHSVHSGGRHTPSLTPSPCGRQQQQQQQQHQPPPSPCWESSSQESGSSIHYYNPQETLCGLRQDTPPRDVHRMTPCTSPSTPLNLQSQMQQQQNWSSSTSQLSTSSGRSAGGRGSTGSCGKKVPPEVPKRTSSISNRSMEQRHNGLSKSVENGSLSSVQSSGSDSTNCESSEGDAQRASPVWKHKGISSSPEHQEMVHANESGSLMNNVKDLSHSHAASYQLPMMDHAETMSQTSYKVSETVRKRQYRVGLNLFNKKPERGINYLIRRGFLENSPQGVARFLISRKGLSKQMIGEYLGNLQSSFNMAVLECFSHELDLAGMQVDVALRKFQAYFRMPGEAQKIERLMEVFSQRYCQCNPDVVSRLRSPDTVFVLAFAIIMLNTDLHTPNLKPERRMRLEDFVKNLRGIDDCGDIDKDILVGIYERVKANEFKPGSDHVTQVMKVQATIVGKKPNMALPHRRLVCYCRLYEIPDIHKKERPGVHQREVFLFNDLLVVTKILSKKKSSVTYTFRQSFPLCGMVVTLFEVSHYPYGIRLSQRVDNKVLVTFNARNEHDRCKFVEDLRESISEMDEMETLRIETELERQKSSRGARGSAENRDSGVADVEVCPCPGPCSERSEVVDMDSQLKRSALSNSLLDIHEQFAGEKPQRRGSVGSLDSGSLFNKRERKLSHTEEPSAVMSSATSTAAAVAAAAATAAGQTVPYGRTTEV comes from the exons CTTCCCACAGAAGATGGACAGGCTGGGTCCATCGAAGGGCGTAGGCGGGGGCGGCAGCCTGTAcacctcgtcgtcgtcgagtcAGGCTCAGCCGGCGCTGTCCTCGTCGTACATGACCGGCCAGTACATGTACAGTCAGAATTACGCGCACGCGCCTTATCCCGGCGCGGGAATCCAGCAGTATCCCCAGCAGTACTCCCAGCCACAGAGTTACGGCCCGGTCGTCCAGGGCTACGGCGGACAGTCGGCCCAGTCGGCCTACCAGCAGACCTGCCACAAGAAGCCCTCGGTGCGCAATGGTGACGTCATGAAGAGGTGTCGGCTGCAGGCTGC CTACGAGTTGTCGCAAGACCTGCTGGACAAGCAGATCGAGATGCTGGAGCGCAAGTACGGCGGCGTTAAGGCGCGCAACGCCGCGCTAACGATTCAACGGGCCTTTCGTCGCTACACCCTGCTGAAGAAGTTCGCCGCGATCACGGCCATGGCCAAGGCCGAGAAACGGCTCAGCCGCAAGCTCCAGGAGCAGGAGCAACAGGAGCAGCGACTGGCCTACCACAGCCAGGTCTACGTGCAGCAACAGCCCCAGCAACACCACCATCACAATCACGTGCAGTCGCACCTGCAGCAGCAACACTCGCCGGTCAACCGGCCGACGCCCATTCGGAGTATGTCCCTACGAGAGAGGAGACACGGGGGTGTCGTTCACGTCGACGGTTCCGCGCACGGCTGCAGCTCCCCCATGCCCAGGAGCCACAGTGGTCGCTGCGAGATTCAGATCACTTCGCATCAG AACCAGGTCACGAATCACGCGGCTCACCAGCTGGTGAATCACAGCGTCCATTCCGGTGGCAGACACACACCGTCGTTGACACCGAGTCCTTGCGGTagacaacaacagcagcaacagcagcaacatcaGCCACCGCCTAGTCCCTGCTGGGAGTCGAGCTCGCAAGAGAGCGGCTCCAGTATTCACTACTACAATCCTCAG GAAACGCTGTGCGGACTGCGACAGGACACGCCGCCGCGCGACGTGCACCGAATGACGCCGTGCACGTCGCCCTCGACGCCGTTGAATCTCCAGTCgcagatgcagcagcagcagaactgGTCGAGCAGCACATCGCAGCTGAGCACGTCGAGCGGTAGGTCAGCGGGCGGACGAGGCTCGACCGGCTCCTGCGGCAAGAAGGTGCCGCCCGAGGTGCCCAAGCGCACCTCTTCCATCAGCAACCGATCTATGGAGCAGAGGCACAACGGACTCAGCAAGAGCGTAGAGAACGGCAGCCTCAGCTCGGTCCAGAGCTCCGGTAGCGACTCCACCAACTGCGAGAGCTCCGAGGGTGACGCTCAGAGAGCATCGCCCGTCTGGAAGCACAAGGGAATC TCGAGCTCTCCGGAACACCAAGAGATGGTTcacgcgaacgagagcggcAGCCTGATGAACAACGTCAAGGACCTGAGCCACTCGCACGCCGCAAGCTACCAACTGCCTATGATGGATCACGCCGAGACGATGTCGCAGACGAGCTACAAGGTCTCGGAGACGGTTCGCAAGCGCCAGTACCGCGTTGGTCTGAATCTGTTCAACAAGAAGCCCGAGCGTGGCATCAACTACCTCATTCGTCGGGGCTTCCTCGAAAACTCGCCCCAGGGCGTCGCGCGCTTCCTCATCAGCAGAAAGGGACTCTCCAAGCAGATGATCGGCGAGTACCTCGGTAATCTTCAGAGCTCCTTCAACATGGCTGTGCTCGAGTGCTTCTCACACGAACTCGATCTCGCTGGGATGCAG GTGGACGTCGCGCTGAGAAAGTTCCAGGCGTACTTCCGTATGCCCGGCGAGGCGCAGAAAATCGAGCGTCTTATGGAGGTGTTTAGCCAGCGCTACTGCCAGTGCAACCCCGATGTCGTTTCGAGGCTGCGCTCGCCAGACACGGTCTTCGTTCTGGCCTTCGCCATTATCATGCTCAACACAGACCTGCACACGCCCAATCTCAAACCCGAAAGGCGGATGCGCCTCGAGGACTTCGTGAAGAACCTGCGAGGTATCGACGACTGCGGCGATATTGACAAAGACATACTCGTCGGTATCTACGAGCGGGTCAAGGCCAACGAGTTCAAGCCTGGCTCCGACCACGTGACGCAGGTGATGAAGGTCCAAGCGACGATCGTCGGCAAGAAACCCAACATGGCCCTGCCCCACCGCAGACTCGTCTGCTACTGCAGACTCTACGAAATTCCAGACATACACAAGAAGGAGAGGCCCGGAGTGCACCAGCGCGAGGTCTTCCTTTTCAACGACCTGCTCGTCGTCACCAAGATTCTGAGCAAGAAGAAGAGCAGCGTTACCTACACGTTTAGACAGAGCTTCCCTCTGTGCGGCATGGTCGTCACGTTGTTCGAAGTTTCTC ACTACCCATACGGTATAAGGCTGTCGCAGCGCGTCGACAACAAGGTACTAGTCACATTCAACGCTCGCAACGAGCACGACCGTTGCAAGTTCGTGGAGGATCTGAGGGAGTCGATCAGTGAGATGGACGAGATGGAAACGCTGAGAATAGAGACCGAGCTGGAAAGGCAAAAGAGCAGCAGAGGGGCACGTGGCAGCGCCGAGAACCGCGACTCCGGTGTCGCGGACGTCGAGGTCTGCCCGTGTCCGGGACCATGCTCCGAGAGGTCCGAGGTCGTCGACATGGATTCGCAGCTCAAGCGATCTGCGCTAAGCAACTCGCTACTCGACATACACGAGCAAT TCGCTGGCGAGAAACCGCAGCGTCGCGGCAGCGTCGGCTCCCTGGATAGCG GGAGCCTCTTCAATAAGCGCGAGCGCAAGCTGTCCCATACCGAGGAGCCGAGCGCGGTGATGAGCTCGGCCACGTCGACAGCCGCGGCCGTggccgcagcggcggcgactgCAGCCGGACAGACTGTGCCCTACGGCCGCACCACCGAGGTCTAG
- the LOC100119602 gene encoding IQ motif and SEC7 domain-containing protein 1 isoform X5, which produces MIIFVSGFLVGFPQKMDRLGPSKGVGGGGSLYTSSSSSQAQPALSSSYMTGQYMYSQNYAHAPYPGAGIQQYPQQYSQPQSYGPVVQGYGGQSAQSAYQQTCHKKPSVRNGDVMKRCRLQAAYELSQDLLDKQIEMLERKYGGVKARNAALTIQRAFRRYTLLKKFAAITAMAKAEKRLSRKLQEQEQQEQRLAYHSQVYVQQQPQQHHHHNHVQSHLQQQHSPVNRPTPIRSMSLRERRHGGVVHVDGSAHGCSSPMPRSHSGRCEIQITSHQNQVTNHAAHQLVNHSVHSGGRHTPSLTPSPCGRQQQQQQQQHQPPPSPCWESSSQESGSSIHYYNPQETLCGLRQDTPPRDVHRMTPCTSPSTPLNLQSQMQQQQNWSSSTSQLSTSSGRSAGGRGSTGSCGKKVPPEVPKRTSSISNRSMEQRHNGLSKSVENGSLSSVQSSGSDSTNCESSEGDAQRASPVWKHKGISSSPEHQEMVHANESGSLMNNVKDLSHSHAASYQLPMMDHAETMSQTSYKVSETVRKRQYRVGLNLFNKKPERGINYLIRRGFLENSPQGVARFLISRKGLSKQMIGEYLGNLQSSFNMAVLECFSHELDLAGMQVDVALRKFQAYFRMPGEAQKIERLMEVFSQRYCQCNPDVVSRLRSPDTVFVLAFAIIMLNTDLHTPNLKPERRMRLEDFVKNLRGIDDCGDIDKDILVGIYERVKANEFKPGSDHVTQVMKVQATIVGKKPNMALPHRRLVCYCRLYEIPDIHKKERPGVHQREVFLFNDLLVVTKILSKKKSSVTYTFRQSFPLCGMVVTLFEVSHYPYGIRLSQRVDNKVLVTFNARNEHDRCKFVEDLRESISEMDEMETLRIETELERQKSSRGARGSAENRDSGVADVEVCPCPGPCSERSEVVDMDSQLKRSALSNSLLDIHEQFAGEKPQRRGSVGSLDSGMSISFQSTSASSMSQGAKAMPTGPQALGHAVHPGATIPGGAAKGTAMAQQPSFLGSLFNKRERKLSHTEEPSAVMSSATSTAAAVAAAAATAAGQTVPYGRTTEV; this is translated from the exons ATGATTATCTTCGTATCCGGATTTTTAGTGGG CTTCCCACAGAAGATGGACAGGCTGGGTCCATCGAAGGGCGTAGGCGGGGGCGGCAGCCTGTAcacctcgtcgtcgtcgagtcAGGCTCAGCCGGCGCTGTCCTCGTCGTACATGACCGGCCAGTACATGTACAGTCAGAATTACGCGCACGCGCCTTATCCCGGCGCGGGAATCCAGCAGTATCCCCAGCAGTACTCCCAGCCACAGAGTTACGGCCCGGTCGTCCAGGGCTACGGCGGACAGTCGGCCCAGTCGGCCTACCAGCAGACCTGCCACAAGAAGCCCTCGGTGCGCAATGGTGACGTCATGAAGAGGTGTCGGCTGCAGGCTGC CTACGAGTTGTCGCAAGACCTGCTGGACAAGCAGATCGAGATGCTGGAGCGCAAGTACGGCGGCGTTAAGGCGCGCAACGCCGCGCTAACGATTCAACGGGCCTTTCGTCGCTACACCCTGCTGAAGAAGTTCGCCGCGATCACGGCCATGGCCAAGGCCGAGAAACGGCTCAGCCGCAAGCTCCAGGAGCAGGAGCAACAGGAGCAGCGACTGGCCTACCACAGCCAGGTCTACGTGCAGCAACAGCCCCAGCAACACCACCATCACAATCACGTGCAGTCGCACCTGCAGCAGCAACACTCGCCGGTCAACCGGCCGACGCCCATTCGGAGTATGTCCCTACGAGAGAGGAGACACGGGGGTGTCGTTCACGTCGACGGTTCCGCGCACGGCTGCAGCTCCCCCATGCCCAGGAGCCACAGTGGTCGCTGCGAGATTCAGATCACTTCGCATCAG AACCAGGTCACGAATCACGCGGCTCACCAGCTGGTGAATCACAGCGTCCATTCCGGTGGCAGACACACACCGTCGTTGACACCGAGTCCTTGCGGTagacaacaacagcagcaacagcagcaacatcaGCCACCGCCTAGTCCCTGCTGGGAGTCGAGCTCGCAAGAGAGCGGCTCCAGTATTCACTACTACAATCCTCAG GAAACGCTGTGCGGACTGCGACAGGACACGCCGCCGCGCGACGTGCACCGAATGACGCCGTGCACGTCGCCCTCGACGCCGTTGAATCTCCAGTCgcagatgcagcagcagcagaactgGTCGAGCAGCACATCGCAGCTGAGCACGTCGAGCGGTAGGTCAGCGGGCGGACGAGGCTCGACCGGCTCCTGCGGCAAGAAGGTGCCGCCCGAGGTGCCCAAGCGCACCTCTTCCATCAGCAACCGATCTATGGAGCAGAGGCACAACGGACTCAGCAAGAGCGTAGAGAACGGCAGCCTCAGCTCGGTCCAGAGCTCCGGTAGCGACTCCACCAACTGCGAGAGCTCCGAGGGTGACGCTCAGAGAGCATCGCCCGTCTGGAAGCACAAGGGAATC TCGAGCTCTCCGGAACACCAAGAGATGGTTcacgcgaacgagagcggcAGCCTGATGAACAACGTCAAGGACCTGAGCCACTCGCACGCCGCAAGCTACCAACTGCCTATGATGGATCACGCCGAGACGATGTCGCAGACGAGCTACAAGGTCTCGGAGACGGTTCGCAAGCGCCAGTACCGCGTTGGTCTGAATCTGTTCAACAAGAAGCCCGAGCGTGGCATCAACTACCTCATTCGTCGGGGCTTCCTCGAAAACTCGCCCCAGGGCGTCGCGCGCTTCCTCATCAGCAGAAAGGGACTCTCCAAGCAGATGATCGGCGAGTACCTCGGTAATCTTCAGAGCTCCTTCAACATGGCTGTGCTCGAGTGCTTCTCACACGAACTCGATCTCGCTGGGATGCAG GTGGACGTCGCGCTGAGAAAGTTCCAGGCGTACTTCCGTATGCCCGGCGAGGCGCAGAAAATCGAGCGTCTTATGGAGGTGTTTAGCCAGCGCTACTGCCAGTGCAACCCCGATGTCGTTTCGAGGCTGCGCTCGCCAGACACGGTCTTCGTTCTGGCCTTCGCCATTATCATGCTCAACACAGACCTGCACACGCCCAATCTCAAACCCGAAAGGCGGATGCGCCTCGAGGACTTCGTGAAGAACCTGCGAGGTATCGACGACTGCGGCGATATTGACAAAGACATACTCGTCGGTATCTACGAGCGGGTCAAGGCCAACGAGTTCAAGCCTGGCTCCGACCACGTGACGCAGGTGATGAAGGTCCAAGCGACGATCGTCGGCAAGAAACCCAACATGGCCCTGCCCCACCGCAGACTCGTCTGCTACTGCAGACTCTACGAAATTCCAGACATACACAAGAAGGAGAGGCCCGGAGTGCACCAGCGCGAGGTCTTCCTTTTCAACGACCTGCTCGTCGTCACCAAGATTCTGAGCAAGAAGAAGAGCAGCGTTACCTACACGTTTAGACAGAGCTTCCCTCTGTGCGGCATGGTCGTCACGTTGTTCGAAGTTTCTC ACTACCCATACGGTATAAGGCTGTCGCAGCGCGTCGACAACAAGGTACTAGTCACATTCAACGCTCGCAACGAGCACGACCGTTGCAAGTTCGTGGAGGATCTGAGGGAGTCGATCAGTGAGATGGACGAGATGGAAACGCTGAGAATAGAGACCGAGCTGGAAAGGCAAAAGAGCAGCAGAGGGGCACGTGGCAGCGCCGAGAACCGCGACTCCGGTGTCGCGGACGTCGAGGTCTGCCCGTGTCCGGGACCATGCTCCGAGAGGTCCGAGGTCGTCGACATGGATTCGCAGCTCAAGCGATCTGCGCTAAGCAACTCGCTACTCGACATACACGAGCAAT TCGCTGGCGAGAAACCGCAGCGTCGCGGCAGCGTCGGCTCCCTGGATAGCGGTATGTCAATTTCATTTCAATCGACTTCCGCCAGCTCGATGAGCCAAGGCGCGAAGGCGATGCCGACCGGGCCCCAAGCGCTCGGGCACGCGGTCCACCCAGGGGCTACAATCCCTGGGGGCGCAGCCAAGGGAACAGCCATGGCTCAGCAGCCCTCTTTTTTAGGGAGCCTCTTCAATAAGCGCGAGCGCAAGCTGTCCCATACCGAGGAGCCGAGCGCGGTGATGAGCTCGGCCACGTCGACAGCCGCGGCCGTggccgcagcggcggcgactgCAGCCGGACAGACTGTGCCCTACGGCCGCACCACCGAGGTCTAG